AATTCCTATCTGACATCGACCGCGACACCGAGGCGTTCAACGAGGTCATGGCGGCCATCAAGCTGCCCAAGAAGACCGATGCCGAGAAAGCGGCCCGCGGCGCCGCCATGGAGACGGCGAACAAGGGCGCCACGCTGGTGCCGCTCGGCGTGCTGCGGCGCGCCGGGCCTGCGCTGGAGCTGGTACGGGAGATGGCCCGCCACGGCAACCGGAACTCCATCAGCGACGCCGGCGTGGGCGGGCTGATGGGCCTGAGCGCCGCCGAGGGGGCCTACTACAACGTGATGATCAACCTGAAGGGCATCGAAGACGGGGCATTCCGCGACGCCACCAGCCGGGAGGCCCGCGCTCTCCTGAAACAGGCCGAGAAACTGGCCGCCGAGATCCGGGACGTCGTCTGCAAGGAACTGGAAGGATAGGCGCCGCAACCGCCCGCTCGAGCCCGTCATGTGCCCGCATTCACTCAACCGATTGACGGACGCGCTCACCCGTCAGGGGCTGTCGCCGATCCGGCTGACAACGGAGCGTGGGCACGCCGTCGTGGTGCCCGAACTGGGCGGACGCGTCCTGTCGGTTGTCCTCGACGGCGTTGAATGCCTCTGGCAGGACCCGCGAGTGCCGGCCGATTACCGTGCGCCCGGCTGGAACGCCGGCGGCCAGCGCACGTGGGTCGCGCCGGAGCACGCCCCGCACAGCCTGTTCTACCGCTCGGCGGAATGGGCGTGTCCGCCGGAATTGGATCCGGGCGTTTTCTCTGTGGCCGGCCGTAGCGGCTCCGACTCGGTCCGGTTGGAATCGCGGTTCCGGATGTCGCCGGAAGGACGCGCGACCATGTTCGCGCTGGTCCGGCGAATCCGCGTGGCGGCTGCCGGCGACGGCTTCCGCCTGCGGGTCGCCCAGCGGGTCACCGCGTCCGCGGCCGGAACACCCGCCCGGCCATACGGCGCATGGGCGATCCTGCAGGTGCCGGTGCCCGGCCTGGCGGTGGTGACGCTCCGCCGGCGCACGGGAGCCGCGCCGGTGTTCCGGGACGACTTTTTCGAGCCGCTGCCCGACGCCTGGCACGCCCGCGGCAACGGCTGGGCGGTATTCCGGCTGACGGGCGACCGGCAATTCAAGGTCGGGCTGCGCGCTGACGTTCTGCCGGCCCGCAGCCGGGTCGACTACTTCCACCCGCTGGGCGTGGCCGGCCGCTGGCTGCGTATCAGCCAGCGCACGACGGTCGCTCGGGGTGCATGCTACGCTGACGTGCCGGGGGGGCATCCGTCGCCGTCCGGCGATGCGGTCCAGTTCTACAACCACCGGGCTGCGCCGCCGCTGACCTATGGCGAAGTTGAGGCCCACGGCCCGGCGGGAGGGACGGGCTGTCCGTCCAATCTGTCGGTGAGTTACGATTTCAACCTGCTGTCGACCCGGCAGCTGCGGACACTGCACGGGCGGGCGTACTGGTGGCCTTGGCTGGAGCGCGATCCGGGCCCCGCAGAGTGAAAATCGACCGGCCGTCCGGTCCGATCCGCAAATACTTCTTGATCATTCGCGGCTTTTTGCATAGAATAGCCCCTTCGAGTGGGCCCGGGCCCACTTTTTTTGTGAACACGAGAGTCCGTCATGAACCAAGAACTGCTGAACCGACTGGCCCGCACCGCGGCCGACATCTGCCAGGTGCAGTTGTATCACCTGGATTGCGCCGCCCGCGGCCGCAAGGCGATCGTCCGGGTGTTCATCGACAAGCCGGGCGGCGTGACCGTCGCTGACTGCGAGCGGGTCAGCCGAGAACTCAGCGCCCTCCTCGATGTCGAGGATCCGATCCCGACCACCTACAATCTTGAGGTGTCATCCCCCGGTCTCGAGCGACGCCTGTATGTGCCCGAGCACTACGGCAGTCACATCGGCCGCGAGGTCGAGGTCAAGACCACCCAGGCCTCGGCCGAGGGGCGGAAAAAATGGCTCGGTGTTCTGGAACAGGCGGACGACCGCGGATTTGTCGTCCGCTCCGAAGAAGGCGACAGCGTGCGGTTCGAGTACCCGGCTGTCGAGAGCTGTCGTCTGCGGTTCAAATTCTAACTCTAGCGTGAGGTGGCTATGGCCAACTTGCTGATTCAGACCATCGAGCAGGTGAGCCGGGAAAAGAACCTGGACCCGGACATCATCGTGCACGCCATCGAGGACGCGATGGTCACAGCGGCCAAGAAGTTTTTCAAGACCAAGGAAGAGATTCAAGCCCGCCTGAACAAGGATACGGGGATCATCGAAATCTTTGCGGTCAAGACCGTGGTGCAGGAAGTGGGTAATCCGGCTCTGGAGATGTCCATCGAAGAGGCCAAGCAGGAAGACGAGAGCCTGGAGGAAGGGGACATCGTGGAAATCCCCAAGCCCACCGACTGCCTGGGCCGGATCGCCGCCCAGATCGCCAAGCAGGTGATCATCCAGCGCGTCCGCGACGCCGAGCGGGAGCACGTCTACGACAACTTCATCGACAAGAAGGGTAATCTGCTCACCGGTTCGGTGAAACGGTACGAGGACAAGCATGTGGTCTTCGAGGTGGGCGACGCCGAGGCTCATCTGCCGCCTCGCGAACAGATCCCCGGCGAGAACTACAGCCGCGGCGAGCGCATGCGGCTCCTGGTGCTGGACGTGAGCAAGTCCCCGAAGGAGCCCCAGATCACGGTGTCGCGCGCCCATCCCGACCTGGTCCGCCGCCTCTTCGAGCTGGAGGTGCCAGAAATTTACGAGGGCACCGTCCAGATCAAGGCGCTGGTCCGGGAGCCCGGGGAGCGCACGAAGATCGCCGTGTCGAGCCGTGAGCCCGACGTCGACCCCGTCGGCGCCTGCGTGGGCATGAAAGGCTCCCGGATCATGACCATCATCAAGGAGCTCCGCGGCGAGAAAATCGACATCATCGAATGGGCGGAAGACTCGGTTGATTTCGCGGTCAACGCGCTGAGCCCGGCCGAGATCGTCCGCGTGCTCATCAAGGAGCCGTCCCGTCGGATCATGGAGGTCATCGTCGACAACGACAACCTCTCGCTGGCAATCGGCAAGAAGGGGCAGAACGTGCGCCTGGCGGCCAAGCTGATCGGCTGGCACATCGACATCAAGAGCGACGAGGAAAAGCGCAAGGAAATCGAGAACGAGATGATGCTCAACACCGCCACGCTGGCCCCGGCCGAACCAGCCGAACCCGCTGCACCGGTGGAATCGGCTGAGACGGTCGTGGCGGCGGCGCCCCCCGCCGACGAGGCGCCGACCGATGCGGGTGATGTCGCGGACGAGGGTGAAACGGACAAGGAATAGGCGACGGCCGCCCGTCGTCACCGGCGCGCGGCCCGACGTAAAACGAGGACACTATGGACAAGGTCACCGTGAATCAGCTGGCGGAGGATTTCAACCTCGACGCCAAAATGATTCTGAGCGAGCTGAAGAAGATCGGCGTGATGGTCTTCTCCGCCAATCAGCCCATCGACGACCGGTTTGTGGGCAAGGTCATGGCCCACCTCAAGCTGACGACCAACATCAGCCACGAGGTGGAGAAAAAGGCGGAGCGCCAGAAGCAGATCTCCAAAAAGCGCGTCACCAAGCCCAAACCGAAGAAGCCGGAGTGGACGCCGCTTGAGGGCGCCATCTCCAAGAGCATGACCATCCGCAAAGCGGGCAAGGTGGAGGATGAAGCCGCCCTGCTGGAACCTGTCGAGGAAGGAGTCGAAGCCGAGCAGGTCGAGGCGGTGGAGCCTGAGGCGACCGTCACGCTGAAGCGCGCGGCCGCTGAACCGGCGGGCGCGGATGTCCCGATCGAAGCGACGGCCGCGGTGATCGAGGAGCCGCCGGCGGGGAAGAAGAAGATCCGCAAGGTGGGCCGCCGGGCCGCCGAGGAGCCGCCGGCACCGGTGGTGGAAGCGGAGAAATCCGTCGAAGCGGAGCCGCCGGTGGAAGCCGCGCCGCCGGAAGCGGCCGCGGCCGAAACAGCCAAGCCACCTGCGGAGGCGACGGCGGACAAGTCCGGCGCGATTGTGCGCGAGATCCGCAAGGAAAAGAAGAAGGAAAGAGGCAAGGTGCTCAAGCGCTCGTCGTCCGGGGCGCCGGTCTCGGAGGGAATTCCGGACCGGACCGGCTTGTTCGCGCCGGCACCCCACCGCCGGAAGTTCAAGAAGAAGAAGCACACGCTGGAGGAGGAGATCGAAGCGCGGGCCGCGGCCATGCCGAAGCGCCAGTTGCAGAAGATCACCGTGCCCGAGGGCTTGACCGTGAAGGAGATCGCCGAGCGACTGGACGTGCCCGCCCGGGATATCCTGAAGACCCTTTTCATGAAAGGGATCATGGTCAACATCAATCAGATCCTGGATACGGAAGTGGTCCAGCAGGTGGGTCAGGAGATGGGCTTCGAGATCCAGCCGGTCAGCTTCGAAGAGGAGCTGTTCGAAGCCGAATTCCTCGAGAGCGACAAGGAGCAGTACTCCACGCGCGCACCCATCGTGACCGTGATGGGCCACGTTGACCACGGCAAGACCTCGCTGCTCGACGCCATCCGCCAGACCCGCGTGGCCGCTGGCGAAGCCGGCGGCATCACCCAGCATATCGGTGCTTACAAGGCCGAGATCAACAACCGCTCGATCACGTTCATCGACACCCCCGGTCACGAGGCCTTCACCATGATGCGCGCCCGCGGCGCTCAGGTAACCGACATCGTCATCCTGGTGGTGGCCGCCGACGACGGTGTCATGCCGCAGACCGTTGAGGCGATCCAGCACGCCCGGGCCGCCGGCGTGCCCATCATCGTGGCCATCAACAAGATCGACAAGCCCGAGGCCAATATCGACCGGGTCAAGCGGGACCTGTCCGAGATGGGACTGGTGCCGGAGGAGTGGGGCGGCAGCAACGTCTTCGTTGAAGTGTCGGCCAAGAAACTCATCAACATCGACCAGATGCTGGAGATGATCCTGCTGGTGGCCGACATGCAGGAAATCAAGGCCAATCCCAACACCAAGGCGATGGGAACCGTCATCGAATCCCGTCTGGACCGGGCCCGCGGCTCCGTCGCCACCCTGCTGGTTCAGAACGGCACCCTGTTCGAACGCGACATCATTGTCGCCGGTTCGATCTCCGGCAAGATCCGCGCCATGTACGACGAGAACAATCGCCGGCTGGACATGGCGGGACCGGCGACGCCCGTCATGGTGCTCGGTCTCGACGACCTGCCTATCGCCGGCGAGAAGTTCTTCGCCACCGATGACGTCGTCAAGGCCCGCCAGCTCAGCCTGTACCGCCAGCAGAAACTGCGCGAGGAACTGCTCAAGAAGATGGGCACCCGCGTGTCGCTGGAGACCCTGTTCCAGCGTCTCCAGGAGGGCCAGATCAAGGAGCTGCCCATCATCCTAAAGGTGGACATGCAGGGATCCCGTGACGCCATCGAGTCACTGCTCAACAAGCTCAGCACCGATAAGGTCAAGATCAGCATCCTCCGCAGCGCCGTCGGCGCCATCACCGAGCACGACGTCCTGCTCGCCGCGGCATCCAATGCCATCGTGGTGGGCTTCAACGTCAAGCCCGTCAAGAGCGCCGAGGAATTGGCCGCCCGCGAGGGGGTCGACATCCGCATCTACACGGTCATCTACACGGTGGCCGAGGAGATCCGCCAGGCGATGGAGGGCCTACTCGAGTTTCAGGCCCGCGAGAAGGTGATCGGCAACGTCGAGGTGCGCGAGACGTTCCGCGTGCCGTCGGTGGGCACCATCGCCGGCAGCTACGTGACCGACGGTGTCGTGCGGCGGGACGCCCTGGTCCGTCTCTTCCGGGATGGCGTCCGGGTGTACGAGGGGCGCCTGTCGTCTCTGCGGCGCTTCAAAGAGGATGTCACCGAGGTCAAGACCGGTTACGAATGCGGAATCGGCCTCGACCGGTTCAACGACATCAAGGTGGGTGACGAGCTGCAGATTTACATCATCGAGAAAGTCAAGGATACGCTCGATTCCTGATGACCGAACCGTTCCGATCGCACCTTTGCCTGATCCACATGGAGTTTTTTTTCCCGGAGGTTCATTCGCTCAAGGAGAAGCGGATGATCCTCCGGCGTCTCAAGGACCGGCTGACGGCCAAGTTCAACGTGTCGGTGGCCGAGGTGGGTTACCAGGATCTCTGGCAGCGCGCCGTGGTGGCGGTGGCAATGGTCTCCGGCGAGCTGCCGCCGCTGCAGCAGGCGGTGGCGCGCATTCGCCAGGAAATCGAAGAGAACGGAACCGTGGAGCCCGCCCACTTTGCGGTAGAATATTTGTAGCGTTTCATCTATCATGGCCCCGATGCGCAGACACCGCACCCCTCCAGTCCGCCGGGGCGCTGCGACCCGTTTGATCTCCCTCTCACTGGTTCTGGTCGCCGTTGCCGGCATGGCGTTCGCAGCGCGCAACCGCGCGGCGGCGCGCCAGTCGCTCCAGCAGGCGCAGGAACTGGAGGCCCGGCTGGCGGGACGTGACACCCCGCCGCCAGGCGTCGAGGATTACCTGCAGGCCGTCAGGCTGTACGACGCCGTGCCGCGGTTGGACCCGACCTATGCCGGCTGTGATGACGCCCTTTACGCCGCGGCGCGGCTGTGCCGGGACTGCTTTCGGTTGTCCGGTAGCCGCGCACACGCGGACCGGGCGCTGTCGTTGGCCGACTGGCTGCTGCGGGAATATCCCGCCT
Above is a window of Acidobacteriota bacterium DNA encoding:
- a CDS encoding ribosome maturation factor RimP, with amino-acid sequence MNQELLNRLARTAADICQVQLYHLDCAARGRKAIVRVFIDKPGGVTVADCERVSRELSALLDVEDPIPTTYNLEVSSPGLERRLYVPEHYGSHIGREVEVKTTQASAEGRKKWLGVLEQADDRGFVVRSEEGDSVRFEYPAVESCRLRFKF
- the nusA gene encoding transcription termination/antitermination protein NusA; the encoded protein is MANLLIQTIEQVSREKNLDPDIIVHAIEDAMVTAAKKFFKTKEEIQARLNKDTGIIEIFAVKTVVQEVGNPALEMSIEEAKQEDESLEEGDIVEIPKPTDCLGRIAAQIAKQVIIQRVRDAEREHVYDNFIDKKGNLLTGSVKRYEDKHVVFEVGDAEAHLPPREQIPGENYSRGERMRLLVLDVSKSPKEPQITVSRAHPDLVRRLFELEVPEIYEGTVQIKALVREPGERTKIAVSSREPDVDPVGACVGMKGSRIMTIIKELRGEKIDIIEWAEDSVDFAVNALSPAEIVRVLIKEPSRRIMEVIVDNDNLSLAIGKKGQNVRLAAKLIGWHIDIKSDEEKRKEIENEMMLNTATLAPAEPAEPAAPVESAETVVAAAPPADEAPTDAGDVADEGETDKE
- the infB gene encoding translation initiation factor IF-2; translation: MDKVTVNQLAEDFNLDAKMILSELKKIGVMVFSANQPIDDRFVGKVMAHLKLTTNISHEVEKKAERQKQISKKRVTKPKPKKPEWTPLEGAISKSMTIRKAGKVEDEAALLEPVEEGVEAEQVEAVEPEATVTLKRAAAEPAGADVPIEATAAVIEEPPAGKKKIRKVGRRAAEEPPAPVVEAEKSVEAEPPVEAAPPEAAAAETAKPPAEATADKSGAIVREIRKEKKKERGKVLKRSSSGAPVSEGIPDRTGLFAPAPHRRKFKKKKHTLEEEIEARAAAMPKRQLQKITVPEGLTVKEIAERLDVPARDILKTLFMKGIMVNINQILDTEVVQQVGQEMGFEIQPVSFEEELFEAEFLESDKEQYSTRAPIVTVMGHVDHGKTSLLDAIRQTRVAAGEAGGITQHIGAYKAEINNRSITFIDTPGHEAFTMMRARGAQVTDIVILVVAADDGVMPQTVEAIQHARAAGVPIIVAINKIDKPEANIDRVKRDLSEMGLVPEEWGGSNVFVEVSAKKLINIDQMLEMILLVADMQEIKANPNTKAMGTVIESRLDRARGSVATLLVQNGTLFERDIIVAGSISGKIRAMYDENNRRLDMAGPATPVMVLGLDDLPIAGEKFFATDDVVKARQLSLYRQQKLREELLKKMGTRVSLETLFQRLQEGQIKELPIILKVDMQGSRDAIESLLNKLSTDKVKISILRSAVGAITEHDVLLAAASNAIVVGFNVKPVKSAEELAAREGVDIRIYTVIYTVAEEIRQAMEGLLEFQAREKVIGNVEVRETFRVPSVGTIAGSYVTDGVVRRDALVRLFRDGVRVYEGRLSSLRRFKEDVTEVKTGYECGIGLDRFNDIKVGDELQIYIIEKVKDTLDS
- a CDS encoding DUF503 domain-containing protein — translated: MEFFFPEVHSLKEKRMILRRLKDRLTAKFNVSVAEVGYQDLWQRAVVAVAMVSGELPPLQQAVARIRQEIEENGTVEPAHFAVEYL